The following are from one region of the Rosistilla carotiformis genome:
- a CDS encoding porin, which produces MIENDTVVAAAYQSPAHINGSDGDEVYEPGYVRSRWSTDVVDYPPGELLPLADSIRVGYDDGFVIASQRDSNLSTSDLPFRLKINGWGQLRYTATDVAPPNTDLNQFQLKRARIVLSGNAFNPNFSYFLQLDGRSSSGDNMRLLDYYLSYDIGHDQMGLEKGTLGLRAGKFKMPFTMARWLSGKEFEFTDRSVASTYFDVNRSLAFGMFGQWDQGLIPMNWETAIFNGFVTGGSETGSSGDLDDNFAYSIRLQGFPIGDWGDSQLADFEHHDRLAMRIGCAFAGTTISRNGSTEFNTPRVVDSGHTFASILPLSVESYSVAQFAVDASFKFRGWSTTAEYYFRNLSNFEGAAIPSLLDHGFWFQLGYFVIPDKLQLVTRWSRVDGNSGTMGAEDQSTDEFGSGFAWYFRGNRAKFVIDATRLDGAPISSSSLDINPGDRGWLYRTQMQFSF; this is translated from the coding sequence ATGATCGAGAACGACACGGTGGTTGCCGCCGCGTATCAATCTCCGGCTCACATCAACGGCTCCGACGGCGACGAAGTCTACGAACCTGGCTACGTTCGCTCGCGATGGTCGACCGACGTTGTCGACTATCCTCCCGGTGAACTTCTGCCACTGGCCGACAGCATTCGTGTCGGCTACGACGATGGGTTTGTGATCGCAAGCCAACGCGACAGCAATCTGTCGACGTCCGACCTTCCGTTTCGGTTGAAGATTAACGGGTGGGGTCAACTGCGATACACGGCCACCGACGTCGCGCCACCAAACACCGATCTCAATCAATTCCAGCTGAAACGGGCCCGGATCGTGTTGTCGGGGAACGCGTTCAATCCCAACTTCTCCTACTTTCTGCAATTGGATGGTCGCAGCAGCAGCGGCGACAACATGCGGCTGTTGGACTACTACTTGAGTTATGACATCGGCCACGACCAGATGGGTTTGGAAAAAGGGACGCTAGGATTGCGGGCTGGCAAGTTTAAAATGCCGTTCACGATGGCGCGGTGGCTCTCGGGAAAAGAGTTTGAGTTCACCGATCGTTCAGTCGCCAGCACCTACTTTGACGTCAACCGCAGCCTTGCCTTTGGAATGTTCGGCCAGTGGGACCAGGGTTTGATCCCGATGAACTGGGAAACCGCGATTTTCAACGGCTTCGTCACCGGCGGTTCTGAAACGGGCAGCAGTGGCGATCTGGACGACAACTTCGCGTATTCGATTCGTCTGCAAGGATTTCCGATCGGCGACTGGGGCGATTCACAGTTGGCCGACTTTGAACACCACGACCGTCTTGCGATGCGAATCGGATGTGCCTTTGCTGGGACCACGATCAGCCGCAATGGTTCCACGGAATTCAACACACCACGGGTCGTCGATTCCGGACACACGTTCGCCTCGATCTTGCCGTTATCGGTCGAGAGCTACAGCGTCGCCCAATTTGCGGTCGATGCGTCGTTCAAGTTTCGCGGCTGGTCGACGACTGCCGAATACTATTTCCGCAACTTGAGCAATTTTGAAGGTGCCGCAATCCCCAGTCTTTTAGATCACGGTTTCTGGTTCCAACTGGGATACTTTGTCATTCCGGACAAGTTGCAATTGGTAACCCGTTGGTCACGCGTCGACGGCAATTCAGGAACGATGGGGGCCGAGGACCAGAGCACCGACGAATTCGGCAGCGGGTTCGCCTGGTACTTCCGTGGCAATCGCGCCAAGTTTGTGATCGACGCGACCCGTCTCGATGGCGCACCGATCAGCTCCTCATCGCTCGATATCAATCCCGGTGATCGTGGTTGGCTCTACCGGACCCAGATGCAATTCAGCTTCTAA
- a CDS encoding esterase/lipase family protein — protein sequence MGEKAYAVAERLHLQKDRRAIDYWAQTIAWLDDAQRHTGLFHRNDSNTRIAGVRKSAMIRILSCGQTYGRLDPSSHLTLHGANGDVRIPIVHQGFAWRQSDFQRLDVFEPPASAVGNICGRGVPLVVFTSGKACRPTACDSCSQCDGGDSAHSRCGSFLDPQLPFAATALINLPTSIFQPQSGCDGGIFGDQPAASLTLVNPLANETLDAYRGIAKSPAMPLFYARQNSQFKPLAAFMGGDNGIDRPELKFLEPYQADKIPLILVHGLLSNPATFLEVADAVRADTQLAHRYQIWVFRYPTGDEFLASTAMLRQQLAAAFACHSNDAVEIGQRPAQRAVIVGHSLGGLVAKLQVTDSGDRLWRSIANVPLEQLRASPEEIAKLRRSFFFRADPNIGRVVYIATPHQGSPWASRCIGRIGSSLAGSRTRDRQNFQRLTAANPGVFSGEFSDSSPSSVDLLRPTSQLLQALAATPSSRRVVIDSIIGDKLPLPRSGPSDLVVPVASAYRKEAESTAIVDATHTTILRSNATHQVLLKILRSHLDESSSAGCDCLVDRSPMEPSITIESSKPSADVSRAIGAVHACAL from the coding sequence GTGGGCGAAAAAGCGTATGCGGTTGCGGAACGGCTCCATCTCCAGAAGGACCGCCGTGCGATTGACTATTGGGCCCAAACCATTGCCTGGTTGGACGATGCCCAGCGACACACCGGCTTGTTCCACCGAAACGATTCCAACACGCGAATCGCGGGCGTTCGTAAGAGTGCAATGATTCGAATCCTGTCGTGCGGACAGACTTACGGAAGGCTCGATCCATCGTCGCACTTGACGCTTCACGGTGCGAACGGAGACGTTCGCATTCCAATCGTTCATCAAGGATTTGCTTGGCGGCAAAGCGACTTCCAACGCCTGGATGTCTTTGAACCGCCGGCCTCCGCGGTCGGCAACATCTGTGGCCGCGGTGTGCCGTTGGTTGTATTTACGTCGGGCAAAGCGTGCCGTCCCACCGCGTGTGACAGCTGTTCACAATGCGATGGCGGTGATTCGGCACATTCCCGCTGCGGTTCGTTTCTGGATCCCCAGCTTCCCTTTGCAGCGACGGCGTTGATCAATCTTCCAACTTCGATTTTTCAGCCGCAATCCGGATGTGATGGTGGCATCTTTGGTGACCAACCGGCAGCTTCCTTGACGCTCGTCAATCCGCTTGCCAACGAGACGCTCGATGCCTATCGGGGAATTGCCAAAAGTCCCGCGATGCCTCTGTTTTACGCGCGACAAAACAGCCAGTTCAAACCGCTGGCGGCTTTCATGGGGGGGGACAATGGCATCGATCGCCCCGAACTGAAATTCCTTGAGCCTTACCAAGCGGACAAAATCCCGTTGATCCTGGTGCACGGCTTGCTCTCCAATCCAGCCACTTTTTTGGAAGTCGCCGATGCCGTGCGGGCCGATACTCAGCTTGCTCACCGGTATCAGATTTGGGTCTTCCGTTATCCGACCGGCGACGAGTTCCTCGCTTCTACGGCGATGTTACGTCAGCAGCTTGCCGCCGCGTTTGCCTGCCATTCAAACGACGCCGTTGAGATCGGCCAGCGCCCGGCGCAACGTGCCGTGATCGTGGGACACAGTTTGGGTGGGTTGGTAGCGAAACTGCAAGTGACCGACAGTGGCGATCGGTTGTGGCGATCCATCGCCAACGTGCCGCTCGAGCAATTGCGGGCCTCGCCCGAAGAGATCGCCAAATTGCGAAGATCGTTCTTTTTCCGCGCGGATCCCAATATTGGCCGCGTCGTTTACATCGCCACACCTCACCAAGGATCTCCTTGGGCCTCCCGCTGCATCGGTCGTATTGGTTCTTCACTGGCGGGATCTCGAACCCGCGACCGGCAGAACTTTCAACGGCTCACCGCAGCGAATCCAGGCGTCTTTTCCGGTGAGTTCTCCGATTCGTCGCCATCGAGTGTGGATCTGTTGAGGCCGACCAGCCAGCTACTTCAAGCACTCGCTGCGACGCCTTCCTCTCGTCGCGTGGTTATCGATTCCATCATCGGAGACAAGTTGCCGTTGCCGCGTTCAGGTCCTTCCGACCTCGTGGTCCCCGTCGCCAGCGCGTATCGCAAAGAAGCCGAATCGACAGCGATCGTCGACGCGACACACACGACGATCCTGCGTTCCAACGCGACCCACCAAGTGCTGCTGAAAATTCTGAGATCCCATCTCGATGAATCCTCGTCGGCCGGGTGCGACTGCCTGGTCGATCGATCCCCCATGGAACCGTCCATCACGATCGAATCGTCGAAACCGTCAGCCGATGTCTCACGCGCCATCGGTGCGGTCCATGCGTGCGCGCTCTAA
- a CDS encoding ABC transporter permease, which translates to MLLAQPDPAPVEGSVDPPQIALSIRGLCKDYRLSSETVHVLKGVQLEVPRGDYVAIMGPSGSGKSTLLNLLGGLDTPTSGQYLIGDCDVAKLSDDELSAIRAKRIGFVFQAYNLLPQLDVLENIEVPLAYSGGISASDRERSQALADLVGLGERCEHRPTELSGGQQQRAGIARSLINHPEFILADEATGNLDTATTEEILELFEELNQQGATIVMVTHEEEVAQRARRIVRLRDGVVELDQRLRDPAPPAEATDVVDAPLHRTRPSQLRMRMRDVRVGLKTLLMHPLRSMLTVLGIFIGVASVIWLLAISEGIAAKANQQIEELGANNIILTTARPPADELQGKRVYYYGLTEQDWHHLETSIPSVDLAIPFYRRSGREFRYLDRMMMGEINACTPDYKDLYRLELVAGRFLIDRDVETGANVCVLAKEVADTLFKHEDPIGKSIHVIDDYFRVVGVAASREDLDSVEDTSNKQQFSDNVYIPLETYWIRFGEVTSRGNNGSRALSQITLRLKDQRDAVATGEAIEQALDRTHLFADFSIGVPLKLLEQAQNTRLMFMAMMGLLAGISLVVGGIGIMNIMLATVTERTREIGIRRALGARRRDITRQFLIETVLLSVGGGITGILGGLTCEKVLDLFRWSLQKAMPEMMDSLPEVVLTMQPVIIPWSIPIAFGISVAVGVTFGLYPALRAAKMNPIEALRHVG; encoded by the coding sequence ATGCTGCTCGCACAACCCGATCCTGCACCTGTTGAAGGTTCAGTCGATCCGCCGCAGATCGCGCTGAGCATCCGCGGACTCTGCAAGGACTACCGCTTAAGCAGCGAGACCGTGCATGTCCTCAAAGGCGTCCAACTGGAAGTCCCTCGCGGAGACTATGTGGCCATCATGGGCCCATCGGGATCGGGGAAAAGCACGCTCTTAAATCTTCTCGGCGGCCTCGATACGCCCACCTCCGGCCAATACTTGATCGGCGATTGCGACGTTGCGAAATTGAGCGACGACGAATTATCGGCGATCCGAGCCAAGCGGATCGGGTTTGTCTTTCAAGCCTACAACCTGCTGCCTCAGTTGGATGTGCTGGAAAACATCGAGGTCCCGTTGGCCTACAGCGGCGGGATCAGCGCATCGGATCGCGAGCGCAGCCAAGCGCTTGCCGACCTGGTGGGACTGGGCGAGCGCTGCGAACACCGCCCGACCGAACTCTCCGGCGGACAACAGCAGCGCGCCGGCATCGCGCGCAGCCTGATCAATCACCCCGAATTTATCCTCGCCGACGAAGCGACCGGTAACCTCGACACCGCGACGACCGAGGAGATCCTCGAACTGTTCGAGGAGTTGAATCAACAGGGGGCCACGATCGTGATGGTCACCCACGAGGAAGAGGTCGCTCAACGGGCTCGCCGAATCGTGCGACTGCGCGATGGCGTCGTCGAACTCGATCAACGACTCCGCGATCCCGCCCCACCTGCCGAAGCGACCGACGTCGTCGACGCGCCACTGCATCGCACGCGTCCTTCGCAACTGCGGATGCGGATGCGCGATGTCCGCGTTGGGCTAAAGACGTTGCTGATGCATCCGCTGCGTTCGATGCTGACGGTGTTGGGCATCTTCATCGGTGTCGCCAGCGTGATCTGGTTGCTGGCGATCAGCGAAGGGATCGCGGCGAAAGCGAACCAACAGATCGAAGAACTGGGGGCGAACAACATCATCCTGACCACGGCGCGTCCGCCGGCAGATGAACTGCAAGGCAAACGGGTCTACTACTACGGACTCACCGAACAAGACTGGCACCATCTGGAGACTTCGATTCCTTCGGTCGACCTGGCGATTCCGTTCTACCGTCGATCGGGGCGCGAGTTCCGCTATCTCGACCGGATGATGATGGGAGAGATCAACGCCTGCACGCCCGACTACAAAGATCTATATCGGCTGGAACTTGTTGCGGGTCGCTTTCTGATCGATCGCGATGTCGAGACGGGAGCCAACGTTTGCGTGTTGGCCAAAGAAGTCGCCGACACACTGTTCAAACACGAAGACCCAATTGGAAAATCGATCCACGTAATCGATGACTACTTCCGTGTCGTGGGCGTTGCCGCATCGCGCGAGGATCTCGACAGCGTCGAAGACACCAGCAACAAGCAACAGTTCTCGGACAACGTCTACATCCCATTGGAAACCTATTGGATTCGGTTTGGTGAAGTCACCTCGCGCGGCAATAACGGCAGCCGAGCGTTGTCGCAGATCACGCTGCGATTGAAGGATCAACGCGATGCGGTTGCCACCGGTGAAGCGATCGAACAAGCGCTCGATCGGACGCATCTGTTTGCCGATTTCAGCATTGGCGTGCCTTTAAAACTTCTCGAACAAGCTCAGAATACGCGGCTGATGTTCATGGCGATGATGGGTCTATTGGCTGGTATTTCGTTGGTCGTTGGCGGCATCGGCATCATGAACATCATGCTCGCGACGGTCACGGAACGGACGCGGGAGATTGGAATTCGTCGGGCCCTTGGTGCGAGGCGGCGCGACATCACACGGCAATTCCTGATCGAGACGGTTCTGTTGTCCGTCGGTGGCGGAATCACTGGCATCTTGGGCGGGCTGACCTGCGAAAAAGTGCTCGACTTGTTCCGTTGGAGTCTTCAAAAAGCGATGCCCGAGATGATGGATTCGCTGCCCGAAGTCGTCCTCACGATGCAGCCAGTGATCATTCCCTGGTCGATCCCGATCGCGTTTGGAATCTCCGTCGCCGTCGGCGTCACTTTCGGACTCTATCCCGCCCTGCGAGCGGCCAAGATGAATCCGATCGAAGCGCTGCGACACGTCGGTTGA
- a CDS encoding efflux RND transporter periplasmic adaptor subunit encodes MQTQKSKSQRRGSASTTLFAAVLGMFLVCGVVGQFFGSMVDSVKGFFVEAPKPVYLTTTATMEPFVHTVLERGEVESSSNIEVRCEVNRRSGSAGTNIIEIVPEGTWVEAGEFLVRLDDSALQTQLIQQQIVCSNSESAVIEAQAKVDSTKLELSEYEEGTFKERLAQQQSEVFVAEENKRRAEEYLDYSKRLAERGYIPEAQLEADTFAVEKARNELGVAETKLTVLNTFTKEKMLTQLRAEIRTAESRLQSRTKTWELDKVQLEEIKDQIQKCRIMAPVAGQVVYANNQSRSANNIMIEEGMPVRERQTIINLPDPSKMRVKTLVHESRIGHVRPGLTAELMLDAMPDLALTGKVTTVSEYPLPAISVYMSHVKEYVVEIEITDPPRDLRPGMTAEVNILVQRIDGALQIPIEAVIEREGQYFCALPHEDGTLETREVFVGTTNETDLVIESGLSANEEVVLNVRTEQVMEQMDLPTQEAT; translated from the coding sequence ATGCAAACGCAAAAAAGCAAAAGCCAGCGTCGCGGTTCGGCGAGCACCACCCTTTTTGCGGCAGTACTAGGGATGTTCCTGGTCTGCGGCGTGGTGGGCCAGTTCTTCGGCAGCATGGTCGATTCGGTCAAAGGCTTTTTCGTCGAAGCGCCCAAACCGGTCTATCTGACAACGACCGCGACCATGGAACCGTTTGTGCACACGGTGCTCGAACGGGGAGAAGTCGAAAGTTCCAGCAACATCGAAGTCCGCTGCGAAGTCAATCGCCGCTCGGGCTCGGCCGGCACCAACATCATCGAGATCGTTCCCGAGGGGACGTGGGTCGAGGCGGGAGAATTCTTGGTTCGCCTGGACGATTCCGCCTTGCAAACGCAACTGATCCAACAGCAGATCGTCTGCAGCAACAGCGAGTCGGCGGTGATCGAAGCGCAGGCGAAAGTCGATTCGACCAAGCTGGAGTTGAGCGAATACGAAGAGGGAACATTTAAAGAACGGTTGGCTCAACAACAGAGCGAAGTGTTTGTCGCTGAAGAGAACAAACGCCGCGCCGAAGAATACCTCGATTACAGCAAACGCTTGGCCGAACGAGGCTACATTCCCGAAGCTCAATTGGAAGCCGATACGTTTGCCGTCGAAAAGGCGCGCAACGAACTGGGAGTTGCCGAAACGAAACTCACGGTTTTGAACACCTTCACCAAAGAGAAGATGTTAACCCAGTTGCGAGCCGAGATTCGGACCGCCGAATCGCGGTTGCAATCGCGGACCAAGACCTGGGAACTCGACAAGGTCCAGTTGGAAGAGATCAAAGATCAGATCCAGAAGTGCCGAATCATGGCTCCCGTCGCTGGGCAGGTCGTGTATGCGAACAATCAGAGCCGCAGCGCGAACAATATCATGATCGAAGAGGGGATGCCAGTTCGCGAACGCCAAACGATCATCAATCTTCCCGATCCCAGCAAGATGCGGGTTAAGACCCTGGTCCACGAATCGCGGATCGGTCACGTTCGCCCCGGGCTAACCGCCGAATTGATGCTCGACGCGATGCCCGACCTCGCCCTGACCGGCAAGGTGACCACGGTCAGCGAATATCCGCTCCCCGCGATCAGCGTTTACATGTCGCACGTTAAGGAATACGTCGTCGAAATCGAGATCACCGACCCGCCGAGAGATCTGCGTCCTGGGATGACCGCTGAGGTCAACATCCTGGTTCAACGGATCGACGGAGCGTTGCAGATCCCGATCGAAGCGGTAATCGAACGCGAAGGGCAATACTTCTGTGCTTTGCCACATGAAGATGGAACGTTAGAGACACGCGAAGTCTTCGTCGGGACCACCAACGAAACCGACCTGGTGATTGAATCGGGATTATCCGCCAACGAAGAGGTCGTGCTGAACGTGCGAACCGAACAGGTGATGGAGCAGATGGACCTGCCAACGCAAGAAGCGACCTAA
- a CDS encoding metallophosphoesterase family protein has translation MPIHKIPQSRRRFLQTTVVGGGAALLMSSTQRLAASEGDPTVIALLSDTHIPNSPDVEARGINMTENLQRVIGEVVDRKTRPTDLIINGDCAYLKGLPGDYQNLVSCLAPLDRAGISLHLTMGNHDDRQPLYDALSDQRPADAQVMAKHVSVIETPHANFFLLDSLFRVNVVTGEIGAAQIQWLAKQLDARSDKPAIVMTHHTPQFTEPAEGKPWTGISDTAALMEVLESRKHVKAYLYGHSHHWSHSQRGHFQMINLPPVAYLFNDSSPNGWVEAVLTPEAMRLELQTLDPKHPRSGETVMVSFAS, from the coding sequence GTGCCGATTCACAAGATCCCTCAATCGCGTCGCCGATTTCTTCAAACGACAGTCGTTGGCGGCGGTGCTGCGCTGCTGATGTCATCGACGCAAAGGCTTGCCGCCTCCGAAGGCGATCCCACCGTGATCGCGCTGCTTTCGGATACACACATCCCTAATTCGCCCGATGTCGAGGCGCGGGGGATCAACATGACCGAAAACTTGCAGCGCGTGATCGGCGAAGTCGTCGACCGCAAGACGCGGCCAACCGATCTGATCATCAACGGCGACTGCGCTTATCTCAAAGGCCTGCCCGGCGACTATCAAAATCTTGTCAGCTGCCTCGCCCCGCTGGACCGGGCCGGAATCTCGCTGCATCTGACGATGGGGAACCACGACGATCGCCAACCGCTGTACGACGCGCTGTCGGATCAACGCCCTGCGGATGCTCAGGTGATGGCAAAACATGTGAGCGTGATCGAGACGCCGCACGCCAATTTCTTCCTGCTCGATTCGCTCTTTCGCGTCAACGTGGTGACGGGAGAAATCGGAGCCGCCCAGATCCAGTGGCTCGCCAAACAACTCGACGCTCGCTCCGACAAGCCAGCGATCGTGATGACGCATCACACGCCGCAATTCACCGAACCGGCCGAGGGGAAACCATGGACCGGGATCTCCGACACCGCTGCGCTAATGGAGGTGTTGGAGAGCCGAAAGCATGTTAAAGCCTACCTGTATGGGCATTCGCATCATTGGAGCCACAGCCAACGCGGGCATTTCCAAATGATCAACCTGCCGCCGGTCGCCTACCTTTTTAATGACAGCAGTCCCAACGGTTGGGTCGAAGCCGTCCTGACGCCTGAAGCGATGCGTCTGGAACTGCAAACGCTCGATCCGAAGCATCCACGGTCGGGCGAAACGGTAATGGTTTCGTTCGCTAGCTAA
- a CDS encoding thiazole synthase, whose translation MSTAIPSNDSATDPPLVVGKHTLASRLIVGTGRYDNMPQMAESLEASGADCVTVAVRRERLYDRNGQNILDFIDPDRYTLLPNTAGCYNATDAIRAARLGREILRNLGNAGADWVKLEVLGDSKTLLPDPVETLKACEELVKEGFSVLCYTSDDPIMARRLKQVGAASVMPAGSPIGSGQGLLNPNNLRIILEYLKLDDPDYPVIVDAGVGTASDVAEAFELGADGVLLNTAIAHARDPIRMSRAMRAAASAGRDAFLAGRIPKRLYAQASSPTEGVISSRPYQ comes from the coding sequence ATGTCAACAGCCATTCCTAGCAACGATTCCGCGACCGATCCCCCCTTGGTCGTCGGCAAACATACCCTCGCCAGCCGCTTGATCGTCGGAACGGGGCGATACGACAACATGCCGCAGATGGCGGAATCGTTGGAAGCTTCGGGGGCCGATTGTGTGACCGTCGCGGTCCGCCGCGAGCGGCTGTACGATCGCAACGGCCAGAACATCCTCGATTTCATCGATCCGGATCGCTACACGCTGCTCCCCAACACCGCCGGCTGCTACAACGCGACCGATGCGATTCGGGCGGCTCGGCTGGGACGCGAGATCTTGCGGAACCTGGGCAATGCCGGCGCCGACTGGGTCAAACTGGAAGTCCTCGGCGACAGCAAGACTTTGCTGCCCGATCCGGTCGAAACACTGAAAGCCTGCGAGGAACTGGTCAAAGAAGGTTTTAGCGTCCTCTGCTATACCAGCGACGATCCGATCATGGCACGGCGGTTGAAACAAGTTGGTGCCGCGAGTGTGATGCCCGCGGGCAGTCCGATCGGCAGCGGCCAGGGGCTGCTGAACCCAAACAACCTGCGGATCATTCTGGAATACCTGAAGCTGGATGATCCCGATTACCCGGTGATCGTCGACGCGGGAGTCGGCACGGCAAGCGATGTCGCCGAAGCGTTTGAGCTGGGAGCCGACGGCGTTCTATTAAACACAGCGATCGCGCACGCGAGGGACCCGATTCGGATGTCCCGAGCGATGCGAGCCGCCGCCTCCGCCGGCCGCGACGCGTTTCTTGCGGGCCGGATTCCGAAACGGCTGTACGCTCAAGCGAGCAGCCCAACCGAAGGCGTGATCAGCAGCCGACCGTATCAATAG
- the thiS gene encoding sulfur carrier protein ThiS, whose product MIEVTVNGQTQQIEGPMSVAALLEIVEIPGPYLAVELNEDVVPREQHAEQQVAEGDSIEVVTLVGGG is encoded by the coding sequence ATGATCGAAGTTACCGTTAACGGGCAGACGCAACAGATCGAAGGCCCGATGAGTGTTGCGGCGCTGTTGGAGATCGTCGAAATTCCCGGCCCCTACCTGGCCGTCGAACTCAACGAAGACGTGGTGCCTCGCGAGCAGCATGCCGAACAGCAAGTTGCCGAGGGAGATTCCATTGAAGTCGTCACTCTGGTTGGCGGGGGCTGA
- a CDS encoding helix-turn-helix domain-containing protein, with the protein MKVFTTGQVAKICKVAPRTVSKWFDSGRLKGYRIPGSQDRRIPREYLIKFLKEHGMPLGDLEDEAMAKCLIVAQDQVLIENLKRELPPEKSFKVAVAASGFEAGIQAESFSPDCIIVDFSIGKVEAVQICQNLRRNLEFAEVILIALLPDDGQPMSFDRSAINETFKKPFDARLLAERLQTLVGTKKELV; encoded by the coding sequence ATGAAGGTTTTCACTACAGGACAGGTCGCAAAGATCTGTAAAGTCGCACCGCGAACCGTTTCCAAATGGTTTGATTCGGGGCGTTTGAAAGGATATCGAATCCCTGGAAGTCAGGATCGCCGGATTCCGCGCGAATACCTGATCAAGTTCCTTAAGGAACATGGGATGCCCCTGGGCGATCTAGAAGACGAGGCGATGGCCAAGTGTCTGATCGTTGCTCAGGATCAAGTACTAATTGAGAACCTCAAGCGAGAATTGCCTCCCGAGAAGTCGTTTAAGGTAGCTGTAGCTGCCAGCGGTTTCGAAGCCGGTATTCAAGCCGAGAGTTTTAGTCCCGACTGTATCATCGTCGATTTTTCGATCGGCAAGGTAGAGGCGGTGCAGATTTGCCAAAATCTGCGACGTAACTTGGAGTTCGCTGAAGTGATCCTGATCGCATTGCTGCCCGACGACGGGCAACCAATGAGCTTCGATCGTTCGGCGATCAACGAGACATTCAAGAAGCCGTTCGATGCCCGTCTGTTGGCCGAACGCCTTCAAACTTTGGTCGGAACGAAGAAAGAGCTCGTTTAG
- a CDS encoding PIG-L deacetylase family protein, with amino-acid sequence MPSVLAIAAHPDDIEFVMAGTMLQLARRGWDLHYMNVCDGSRGSTRLSETECATTRLGEAQQAAKVLGATFYGPVARDMEVLYLPEYYSKIAAVVRRSKASIVLTHSPVDYMEDHETVCRMAVTAAFMHAMPNFVTDPPEATYDEPVTVYHAQPHGNKTPMGDPVVPHFYVDTTDVIDQKFEALGCHESQRAWLDSSQKMDSYTETMRTIGREVGRMSGKFEFAEGWRRREHWGFCGPDDDPLRAALADISVAGHA; translated from the coding sequence ATGCCATCGGTTCTTGCCATCGCCGCCCATCCAGACGACATCGAATTTGTGATGGCCGGGACGATGTTACAGTTAGCCCGTCGCGGCTGGGATCTGCATTACATGAACGTCTGCGACGGCAGTCGCGGATCGACGCGGCTGAGCGAGACCGAGTGCGCTACGACTCGCTTGGGCGAAGCGCAACAGGCGGCCAAGGTTTTGGGAGCGACGTTTTACGGTCCCGTCGCTCGCGACATGGAAGTGCTGTACCTGCCCGAATATTACAGCAAGATCGCCGCAGTCGTACGACGGTCCAAAGCCAGCATCGTGCTGACCCATTCGCCGGTCGACTATATGGAAGATCACGAAACCGTCTGCCGGATGGCGGTTACCGCCGCGTTCATGCACGCGATGCCCAACTTCGTCACCGATCCTCCCGAAGCGACATATGACGAACCTGTCACTGTCTATCATGCCCAGCCGCACGGCAACAAAACGCCGATGGGCGACCCCGTGGTGCCCCACTTCTACGTCGACACCACCGACGTGATCGACCAGAAGTTTGAAGCGCTTGGGTGCCACGAAAGCCAGCGGGCTTGGTTGGATTCGAGCCAAAAGATGGACTCGTACACCGAGACGATGCGGACGATCGGCCGCGAAGTGGGACGGATGTCGGGGAAGTTTGAATTTGCCGAAGGGTGGCGTCGTCGCGAACATTGGGGCTTCTGTGGACCCGACGACGATCCGTTGCGCGCGGCGTTGGCGGACATAAGTGTCGCTGGACACGCATGA